A window from Cydia strobilella chromosome 9, ilCydStro3.1, whole genome shotgun sequence encodes these proteins:
- the LOC134743914 gene encoding uncharacterized protein LOC134743914, whose translation MENRGRRSRRRSRGRREGYPDSTSLFGNKCLITAALVFAFVMLQYNCRNCYAKKELMKITSSVEDIAKHLKTIQRNYQLMEDKLALYSQEIPKLEDQVASLESLAQALDVNRFGWNPRVHATLPYVDVKLNHFNLTRIPTKNSTKSYNYYRNLKNNSTKVM comes from the exons ATGGAGAATCGGGGGAGAAGGAGCAGAAGACGGTCCAGGGGAAGACGCGAAGGCTACCCAGATTCCACCAGTTTATTCGGCAATAAGTGTCTGATCACTGCTGCACTGGTTTTTGCATTTGTCATGCTTCAGTACAATTGTAGGAACTGCTACGCGAAAAAAGAGCTGATGAAGATTACTAGTAGTGTCGAGGATATAGCG AAACATTTAAAAACCATTCAAAGAAACTACCAACTTATGGAAGACAAACTTGCGTTATATTCTCAAGAAATACCAAAGCTGGAGGACCAGGTGGCATCTTTGGAGTCATTGGCTCAAGCATTAGACGTCAACAGATTCGGTTGGAACCCCAGGGTACACGCTACGTTACCGTACGTCGACGTGAAGTTGAATCATTTCAACCTTACTCGAATCCCAACTAAAAATTCAACTAAATCGTATAATTATTATCGGAATCTCAAAAATAATAGTACGAAAGTAATGTGA
- the LOC134744399 gene encoding alpha-(1,3)-fucosyltransferase C-like, translated as MRRLARSFYLVSFLFFIIFLYYTLKEMKRTQYQLQSNKMLQIEQNLEKIVEDLEKNVKASEKIEEKALEEKDKVVNGSNLKYILQWTNPKHVPFVYMGIGQQGFLDRKCKYTNCFVTSDRNLLGDVSKFDVIAFAGPEVSYTPNVKLTPPKRSPHQKYVFATIESAGNYPICSNRLDNFFNWTWTYRLDSESRWGYVIVRDAENKIVGPNIDMHWMKLKDMDPVSEEIEAELRNKTKAAAWFVSNCRTRNLREKFVMDLQKELEAYDLTVDVYGNCGPLKCERNKEEECFQLIKRDYYFYLSFENSFSKDYVTEKLVNGLKYNAIPIVYGGANYTRFMPDGIYLNARELGPKELAKKMKYLIDHPDEYKEYFRWKNHYSYYRRAENVETDDYCGYCALLNNEEMVKKTSIYKNFKDWWNDPHCNNNTITYSVALPWWQ; from the exons ATGAGGCGCCTAGCAAGATCATTTTACCTAGTGTCATTCTTGTTTTTTATCATTTTCCTCTATTATACTTTAAAAGAAATGAAAAGGACACAATATCAATTGCAatcaaataaaatgttacaaatagaacaaaatttggaaaaaattgtGGAAGatttggaaaaaaatgttaaagccagtgaaaaaattgaagaaaaagCTCTAGAAGAAAAAGACAAAGTGGTTAATGgcagtaatttaaaatatattttacagtggACTAATCCGAAACATGTGCCTTTTGTGTATATGGGTATAGGTCAACAAGGATTTTTAGATAGAAAGTGCAAGTATACCAATTGTTTTGTCACCAGCGATAGAAATTTACTCGGAGACGTTAGCAAGTTCGACGTAATTGCATTTGCCGGACCCGAAGTCTCCTACACTCCTAATGTTAAACTGACGCCTCCGAAGCGATCACCACATCAGAAGTATGTTTTTGCAACTATAGAATCAGCAGGGAACTACCCGATTTGCTCCAACAGGTTAGATAACTTTTTTAACTGGACATGGACCTACAGATTAGACTCTGAGAGTAGATGGGGCTACGTAATTGTTAGAGATgctgaaaataaaatagttgGCCCGAATATTGATATGCATTGGATGAAGTTAAAGGATATGGACCCTGTCAGTGAAGAAATAGAAGCAGAGTTGAGAAATAAAACCAAAGCAGCAGCATGGTTCGTGTCTAACTGTAGAACaagaaatcttagagagaaATTCGTAATGGATTTGCAAAAAGAATTAGAAGCTTACGACTTAACAGTAGATGTGTACGGCAACTGTGGGCCGCTCAAGTGCGAAAGAAACAAAGAAGAGGAATGTTTTCAATTGATAAAGAGGGACTATTATTTCTATCTGTCTTTCGAAAACTCATTCAGTAAAGATTACGTGACTGAAAAACTGGTAAATGGCCTGAAATACAATGCGATCCCTATTGTCTATGGAGGTGCTAACTATAcaag GTTCATGCCAGATGGAATATACTTGAATGCAAGAGAATTAGGGCCGAAAGAATTAGCTAAAAAGATGAAATATCTCATAGACCATCCCGATGAGTATAAAGAGTATTTCCGATGGAAGAACCATTACTCCTACTATAGGAGAGCCGAAAACGTTGAGACTGACGACTATTGTGGTTACTGTGCTCTTCTCAACAACGAAGAGATGGTGAAAAAGACGTCCATATACAAGAACTTTAAGGATTGGTGGAATGACCCTCATTgcaataataatactattacttattctgtggcattGCCCTGGTGGCAATAA
- the LOC134744402 gene encoding alpha-(1,3)-fucosyltransferase C-like, with the protein MRNLAKLLILASFLFVILFLYLTLREWKHSEQQLDKIFKIEQNWTTIAEKHGKSEMKMKYILQWTNPKNVPFVYMGVGQQTFIERKCQFTNCYVTNDRNFLGDVTKFDVVAFSGTELIAWPLDQIKPKNRSPHQKYAFTNIESADNYPFCSHMLDNFFNWTWTYKLDSESKWGYIIVRDANNNVIGPKKNMHWMRLEDMYPVSEELSAQLKNKSRAAAWFVSNCNTRSGREKYVEDLQRELKLYNLSIDVYGKCGPYKCSRADEEACYQKIKTDYYFYLSFENSHSEDFVTEKLLSALKYNAIPIVYGGANYTRFMPNGIYLNARELGPTALAKKMKLLIDNPNQYKEYFRWKNHYSYHRRNDNAETDDYCGFCSLINDEEIVKKMSIYKNFKEWWNDPHSRCL; encoded by the exons ATGAGAAATTTAGCGAAACTCCTTATCTTAGCATCGTTcctttttgttattttgttccTTTATTTAACCTTGAGAGAATGGAAACATTCCGAACAACAGTTAGACAAAATCttcaaaatagagcaaaattgGACAACAATCGCTGAAAAACATGGAAAaagtgaaatgaaaatgaaatacattttacagtgGACTAATCCGAAAAATGTGCCATTTGTGTATATGGGTGTGGGCCAGCAAACGTTTATCGAGCGAAAGTGCCAGTTTACTAACTGCTACGTCACTAACGATAGGAATTTCCTGGGGGACGTTACCAAGTTCGACGTGGTTGCGTTTTCGGGAACCGAACTCATCGCTTGGCCTCTGGACCAAATAAAACCTAAAAACCGATCGCCGCACCAGAAATATGCTTTTACTAACATAGAATCAGCTGACAACTATCCATTCTGCTCTCACATGTTGGATAACTTTTTTAACTGGACGTGGACATACAAGTTAGACTCAGAAAGTAAATGGGGATACATAATAGTAAGAGATGCGAATAATAATGTGATAGGTCCGAAGAAAAATATGCATTGGATGAGGTTAGAAGACATGTACCCTGTAAGTGAAGAGCTAAGTGCACAGTTGAAAAACAAATCGAGGGCAGCAGCGTGGTTTGTGTCCAACTGTAACACGCGAAGTGGTCGAGAGAAGTATGTAGAAGATTTGCAAAGGGAACTAAAGCTTTACAATTTATCGATAGACGTGTACGGAAAATGCGGACCCTATAAATGCAGCCGCGCCGACGAAGAAGCGTgttatcaaaaaataaaaacagattattatttttatctctcATTCGAGAATTCACACAGTGAGGACTTTGTGACTGAAAAACTGCTATCTGCGTTGAAATACAATGCGATACCTATTGTCTATGGAGGTGCTAATTATACTAG ATTTATGCCAAATGGAATTTACTTAAATGCACGAGAGCTAGGACCTACAGCTTTGGCAAAGAAAATGAAACTTCTAATAGACAATCCCAACCAGTATAAAGAATATTTCCGATGGAAAAACCATTATTCCTACCACAGAAGAAACGACAACGCAGAGACCGATGACTACTGCGGTTTCTGTAGTCTCATCAACGACGAAGAGATAGTGAAAAAGATGTCTATATATAAGAACTTTAAAGAGTGGTGGAATGACCCACATAGTCGATGTTTGTGA